The following coding sequences are from one Carassius auratus strain Wakin chromosome 47, ASM336829v1, whole genome shotgun sequence window:
- the LOC113065075 gene encoding putative cyclin-dependent serine/threonine-protein kinase DDB_G0272797/DDB_G0274007 isoform X4, producing the protein MCKVRTEVMEVTRSMLDKRNANFLLWPPCVEVQRCSGCCNTRILQCTPVTTETRHLQMTKIQFINRQPVYEKVVIPVEDHVTCSCQSRVSAHPPRLQTTPLPPPRLHHKVTLPKTQSKEELHRNDELKHNQRLHLEDRESQEAQWQSKYTVTHTQGYRQSPYQHTHTPAYTSRGDVPTRPTTLVDPRMMSDTTQTEEVEHMKSENSGDGMTKKTQQHYDKHLQEDQQTKQNQTTPQQPKNSPTHNSVQSENRMPHSSQLDGLSHTYSHVEVIGQSSGLSEVPNHHSDQSDVRKHHHHHHQSEASNQNKQEREQQQEETQHHLRHQHHRHHQLQQHTTQAVSQQQTSAQRTEAPPSTPSAPQTPPPLQPPRKHRRKHRRRMSKASMRALIMVMS; encoded by the exons ATGTGTAAGGTGAGAACAGAAGTTATGGAAGTGACCCGTTCGATGTTGGACAAACGGAACGCCAACTTTTTGTTATGGCCTCCATGTGTGGAAGTGCAGCGCTGTTCGGGCTGCTGCAACACACGCATTCTACAATGCACGCCAGTCACCACAGAAACGCGACATTTACAG atgacaaaaatacagtttatcaACCGACAGCCAGTCTATGAGAAGGTTGTCATACCCGTGGAGGACCATGTGACTTGTAGCTGTCAATCACGTGTTTCTGCACATCCCCCACGGCTCCAGACCACACCCCTTCCTCCGCCCAGACTCCACCATAAAGTTACATTACCAAAGACGCAATCGAAAGAGGAGCTACACCGCAATGATGAACTTAAACATAATCAAAGGCTCCATTTGGAGGATAGAGAGAGTCAAGAAGCACAATGGCAGTCCAaatacacagtcacacacacacagggctacAGACAAAGCCCATACCAACATACACACACGCCAGCTTATACAAGCAGAGGAGATGTTCCCACCAGACCAACAACATTGGTAGATCCACGCATGATGAGTGACACAACACAAACAGAGGAAGTCGAACACATGAAATCCGAAAACAGTGGCGACGGCATGACAAAAAAGACGCAACAGCATTATGACAAACATCTGCAAGAGGATCAACAGACGAAACAAAATCAAACGACACCACAGCAACCAAAAAACAGTCctacccacaattccgtccaatCAGAGAACAGAATGCCGCACAGCAGCCAATTAGATGGTCTTAGTCACACTTACAGCCACGTTGAGGTCATCGGCCAATCCAGTGGCTTATCAGAAGTACCAAATCATCACTCTGATCAATCAGACGTTAGAaaacatcatcaccaccatcaccaATCAGAAGCGAGTAATCAAAATAAGCAGGAAAGGGAACAGCAACAAGAGGAAACACAACATCATCTTCGCCACCAACACCACAGACACCATCAGCTTCAACAGCATACAACACAAGCAGTTAGCCAACAACAGACTAGCGCACAAAGAACAG AAGCCCCTCCCAGCACGCCCTCAGCCCCACAGACTCCGCCCCCTCTCCAGCCCCCACGGAAGCACCGGCGGAAACACCGGAGGAGGATGAGCAAGGCCTCCATGAGAGcgttaataat GGTAATGTCCTGA
- the LOC113065075 gene encoding adenylate cyclase, terminal-differentiation specific-like isoform X2 has translation MMSSRLLLLVLAALAACLRSGRAQKDPLPPSLVDLVMNSPISSVDDLKRLLDVESVEEDDEKPENEVQSNGTHRRLPRSLSVQVAQQAMCKVRTEVMEVTRSMLDKRNANFLLWPPCVEVQRCSGCCNTRILQCTPVTTETRHLQMTKIQFINRQPVYEKVVIPVEDHVTCSCQSRVSAHPPRLQTTPLPPPRLHHKVTLPKTQSKEELHRNDELKHNQRLHLEDRESQEAQWQSKYTVTHTQGYRQSPYQHTHTPAYTSRGDVPTRPTTLVDPRMMSDTTQTEEVEHMKSENSGDGMTKKTQQHYDKHLQEDQQTKQNQTTPQQPKNSPTHNSVQSENRMPHSSQLDGLSHTYSHVEVIGQSSGLSEVPNHHSDQSDVRKHHHHHHQSEASNQNKQEREQQQEETQHHLRHQHHRHHQLQQHTTQAVSQQQTSAQRTAPPSTPSAPQTPPPLQPPRKHRRKHRRRMSKASMRALIMVMS, from the exons ATGATGAGCTCgcggctgctgctgctggtgctcGCGGCGCTCGCGGCGTGCCTGCGGTCTGGTCGCGCGCAG aaGGATCCTCTCCCTCCATCTCTAGTGGATTTAGTGATGAACAGTCCAATCtcatctgtagatgatctgaAGAGGCTTCTGGACGTAGAATCCGTAG AGGAAGATGATGAAAAGCCAGAGAATGAGGTGCAATCTAACGGAACACACAGACGTCTTCCCAGAAGCCTTA GCGTTCAGGTGGCCCAGCAGGCAATGTGTAAGGTGAGAACAGAAGTTATGGAAGTGACCCGTTCGATGTTGGACAAACGGAACGCCAACTTTTTGTTATGGCCTCCATGTGTGGAAGTGCAGCGCTGTTCGGGCTGCTGCAACACACGCATTCTACAATGCACGCCAGTCACCACAGAAACGCGACATTTACAG atgacaaaaatacagtttatcaACCGACAGCCAGTCTATGAGAAGGTTGTCATACCCGTGGAGGACCATGTGACTTGTAGCTGTCAATCACGTGTTTCTGCACATCCCCCACGGCTCCAGACCACACCCCTTCCTCCGCCCAGACTCCACCATAAAGTTACATTACCAAAGACGCAATCGAAAGAGGAGCTACACCGCAATGATGAACTTAAACATAATCAAAGGCTCCATTTGGAGGATAGAGAGAGTCAAGAAGCACAATGGCAGTCCAaatacacagtcacacacacacagggctacAGACAAAGCCCATACCAACATACACACACGCCAGCTTATACAAGCAGAGGAGATGTTCCCACCAGACCAACAACATTGGTAGATCCACGCATGATGAGTGACACAACACAAACAGAGGAAGTCGAACACATGAAATCCGAAAACAGTGGCGACGGCATGACAAAAAAGACGCAACAGCATTATGACAAACATCTGCAAGAGGATCAACAGACGAAACAAAATCAAACGACACCACAGCAACCAAAAAACAGTCctacccacaattccgtccaatCAGAGAACAGAATGCCGCACAGCAGCCAATTAGATGGTCTTAGTCACACTTACAGCCACGTTGAGGTCATCGGCCAATCCAGTGGCTTATCAGAAGTACCAAATCATCACTCTGATCAATCAGACGTTAGAaaacatcatcaccaccatcaccaATCAGAAGCGAGTAATCAAAATAAGCAGGAAAGGGAACAGCAACAAGAGGAAACACAACATCATCTTCGCCACCAACACCACAGACACCATCAGCTTCAACAGCATACAACACAAGCAGTTAGCCAACAACAGACTAGCGCACAAAGAACAG CCCCTCCCAGCACGCCCTCAGCCCCACAGACTCCGCCCCCTCTCCAGCCCCCACGGAAGCACCGGCGGAAACACCGGAGGAGGATGAGCAAGGCCTCCATGAGAGcgttaataat GGTAATGTCCTGA
- the LOC113065075 gene encoding adenylate cyclase, terminal-differentiation specific-like isoform X1, translating into MMSSRLLLLVLAALAACLRSGRAQKDPLPPSLVDLVMNSPISSVDDLKRLLDVESVEEDDEKPENEVQSNGTHRRLPRSLSVQVAQQAMCKVRTEVMEVTRSMLDKRNANFLLWPPCVEVQRCSGCCNTRILQCTPVTTETRHLQMTKIQFINRQPVYEKVVIPVEDHVTCSCQSRVSAHPPRLQTTPLPPPRLHHKVTLPKTQSKEELHRNDELKHNQRLHLEDRESQEAQWQSKYTVTHTQGYRQSPYQHTHTPAYTSRGDVPTRPTTLVDPRMMSDTTQTEEVEHMKSENSGDGMTKKTQQHYDKHLQEDQQTKQNQTTPQQPKNSPTHNSVQSENRMPHSSQLDGLSHTYSHVEVIGQSSGLSEVPNHHSDQSDVRKHHHHHHQSEASNQNKQEREQQQEETQHHLRHQHHRHHQLQQHTTQAVSQQQTSAQRTEAPPSTPSAPQTPPPLQPPRKHRRKHRRRMSKASMRALIMVMS; encoded by the exons ATGATGAGCTCgcggctgctgctgctggtgctcGCGGCGCTCGCGGCGTGCCTGCGGTCTGGTCGCGCGCAG aaGGATCCTCTCCCTCCATCTCTAGTGGATTTAGTGATGAACAGTCCAATCtcatctgtagatgatctgaAGAGGCTTCTGGACGTAGAATCCGTAG AGGAAGATGATGAAAAGCCAGAGAATGAGGTGCAATCTAACGGAACACACAGACGTCTTCCCAGAAGCCTTA GCGTTCAGGTGGCCCAGCAGGCAATGTGTAAGGTGAGAACAGAAGTTATGGAAGTGACCCGTTCGATGTTGGACAAACGGAACGCCAACTTTTTGTTATGGCCTCCATGTGTGGAAGTGCAGCGCTGTTCGGGCTGCTGCAACACACGCATTCTACAATGCACGCCAGTCACCACAGAAACGCGACATTTACAG atgacaaaaatacagtttatcaACCGACAGCCAGTCTATGAGAAGGTTGTCATACCCGTGGAGGACCATGTGACTTGTAGCTGTCAATCACGTGTTTCTGCACATCCCCCACGGCTCCAGACCACACCCCTTCCTCCGCCCAGACTCCACCATAAAGTTACATTACCAAAGACGCAATCGAAAGAGGAGCTACACCGCAATGATGAACTTAAACATAATCAAAGGCTCCATTTGGAGGATAGAGAGAGTCAAGAAGCACAATGGCAGTCCAaatacacagtcacacacacacagggctacAGACAAAGCCCATACCAACATACACACACGCCAGCTTATACAAGCAGAGGAGATGTTCCCACCAGACCAACAACATTGGTAGATCCACGCATGATGAGTGACACAACACAAACAGAGGAAGTCGAACACATGAAATCCGAAAACAGTGGCGACGGCATGACAAAAAAGACGCAACAGCATTATGACAAACATCTGCAAGAGGATCAACAGACGAAACAAAATCAAACGACACCACAGCAACCAAAAAACAGTCctacccacaattccgtccaatCAGAGAACAGAATGCCGCACAGCAGCCAATTAGATGGTCTTAGTCACACTTACAGCCACGTTGAGGTCATCGGCCAATCCAGTGGCTTATCAGAAGTACCAAATCATCACTCTGATCAATCAGACGTTAGAaaacatcatcaccaccatcaccaATCAGAAGCGAGTAATCAAAATAAGCAGGAAAGGGAACAGCAACAAGAGGAAACACAACATCATCTTCGCCACCAACACCACAGACACCATCAGCTTCAACAGCATACAACACAAGCAGTTAGCCAACAACAGACTAGCGCACAAAGAACAG AAGCCCCTCCCAGCACGCCCTCAGCCCCACAGACTCCGCCCCCTCTCCAGCCCCCACGGAAGCACCGGCGGAAACACCGGAGGAGGATGAGCAAGGCCTCCATGAGAGcgttaataat GGTAATGTCCTGA
- the LOC113065075 gene encoding adenylate cyclase, terminal-differentiation specific-like isoform X3, with the protein MMSSRLLLLVLAALAACLRSGRAQDPLPPSLVDLVMNSPISSVDDLKRLLDVESVEEDDEKPENEVQSNGTHRRLPRSLSVQVAQQAMCKVRTEVMEVTRSMLDKRNANFLLWPPCVEVQRCSGCCNTRILQCTPVTTETRHLQMTKIQFINRQPVYEKVVIPVEDHVTCSCQSRVSAHPPRLQTTPLPPPRLHHKVTLPKTQSKEELHRNDELKHNQRLHLEDRESQEAQWQSKYTVTHTQGYRQSPYQHTHTPAYTSRGDVPTRPTTLVDPRMMSDTTQTEEVEHMKSENSGDGMTKKTQQHYDKHLQEDQQTKQNQTTPQQPKNSPTHNSVQSENRMPHSSQLDGLSHTYSHVEVIGQSSGLSEVPNHHSDQSDVRKHHHHHHQSEASNQNKQEREQQQEETQHHLRHQHHRHHQLQQHTTQAVSQQQTSAQRTEAPPSTPSAPQTPPPLQPPRKHRRKHRRRMSKASMRALIMVMS; encoded by the exons ATGATGAGCTCgcggctgctgctgctggtgctcGCGGCGCTCGCGGCGTGCCTGCGGTCTGGTCGCGCGCAG GATCCTCTCCCTCCATCTCTAGTGGATTTAGTGATGAACAGTCCAATCtcatctgtagatgatctgaAGAGGCTTCTGGACGTAGAATCCGTAG AGGAAGATGATGAAAAGCCAGAGAATGAGGTGCAATCTAACGGAACACACAGACGTCTTCCCAGAAGCCTTA GCGTTCAGGTGGCCCAGCAGGCAATGTGTAAGGTGAGAACAGAAGTTATGGAAGTGACCCGTTCGATGTTGGACAAACGGAACGCCAACTTTTTGTTATGGCCTCCATGTGTGGAAGTGCAGCGCTGTTCGGGCTGCTGCAACACACGCATTCTACAATGCACGCCAGTCACCACAGAAACGCGACATTTACAG atgacaaaaatacagtttatcaACCGACAGCCAGTCTATGAGAAGGTTGTCATACCCGTGGAGGACCATGTGACTTGTAGCTGTCAATCACGTGTTTCTGCACATCCCCCACGGCTCCAGACCACACCCCTTCCTCCGCCCAGACTCCACCATAAAGTTACATTACCAAAGACGCAATCGAAAGAGGAGCTACACCGCAATGATGAACTTAAACATAATCAAAGGCTCCATTTGGAGGATAGAGAGAGTCAAGAAGCACAATGGCAGTCCAaatacacagtcacacacacacagggctacAGACAAAGCCCATACCAACATACACACACGCCAGCTTATACAAGCAGAGGAGATGTTCCCACCAGACCAACAACATTGGTAGATCCACGCATGATGAGTGACACAACACAAACAGAGGAAGTCGAACACATGAAATCCGAAAACAGTGGCGACGGCATGACAAAAAAGACGCAACAGCATTATGACAAACATCTGCAAGAGGATCAACAGACGAAACAAAATCAAACGACACCACAGCAACCAAAAAACAGTCctacccacaattccgtccaatCAGAGAACAGAATGCCGCACAGCAGCCAATTAGATGGTCTTAGTCACACTTACAGCCACGTTGAGGTCATCGGCCAATCCAGTGGCTTATCAGAAGTACCAAATCATCACTCTGATCAATCAGACGTTAGAaaacatcatcaccaccatcaccaATCAGAAGCGAGTAATCAAAATAAGCAGGAAAGGGAACAGCAACAAGAGGAAACACAACATCATCTTCGCCACCAACACCACAGACACCATCAGCTTCAACAGCATACAACACAAGCAGTTAGCCAACAACAGACTAGCGCACAAAGAACAG AAGCCCCTCCCAGCACGCCCTCAGCCCCACAGACTCCGCCCCCTCTCCAGCCCCCACGGAAGCACCGGCGGAAACACCGGAGGAGGATGAGCAAGGCCTCCATGAGAGcgttaataat GGTAATGTCCTGA